A window from Saprospiraceae bacterium encodes these proteins:
- a CDS encoding histidine kinase, with protein MNPFIDYFISFHHRHRAATHVVFWTLLYGLGLFTDTSHLQQLSTDQNIVLYLMMMISKIPIAYFVVYFVIPLYLDRKKYLSALCLFLIFYYLNFCLSTLFKINIYPLFQMYVIKDFEEFSPSHYIKDYFISNLGATALLVLIKLFLNKSEVQQKALLLDKQKSEIELKLLKSQLNPHFLFNTLNNIYTLSILNSPKTSESIARLSDILDYMLYRCNLVEVLLKNEIKLIQNYIELEKIRYDDRLKITFIEHIQYDVQIAPLILLTLVENAFKHGASEDAGSPQINIDLKATEKVIEFKIQNSITPPTPDEKVSLGIGLYNLQKQLELIYSNGYKLEVSNDKKHFSVLLIININSK; from the coding sequence ATGAATCCATTTATAGATTATTTTATTAGTTTTCATCATAGACACAGAGCCGCAACTCATGTGGTATTCTGGACATTGTTGTATGGTCTAGGTCTTTTTACTGATACTTCACATCTTCAGCAATTAAGTACTGATCAAAATATTGTTTTGTATTTGATGATGATGATTTCTAAAATTCCTATTGCCTACTTTGTTGTCTATTTTGTCATTCCGTTATACTTAGATAGAAAAAAATATTTATCGGCACTTTGTCTTTTCCTTATATTCTACTACCTCAATTTTTGCTTATCAACTCTATTTAAAATAAACATTTATCCGTTATTCCAAATGTATGTTATTAAGGATTTTGAAGAGTTTAGCCCTAGTCATTATATTAAAGACTACTTTATTTCAAACTTGGGAGCCACCGCATTATTAGTTCTAATAAAATTGTTTTTGAATAAAAGTGAAGTACAACAAAAAGCACTTCTGCTGGATAAACAAAAATCAGAAATTGAACTTAAGTTATTAAAATCTCAACTAAATCCACATTTTTTATTCAACACTCTTAACAATATCTATACTTTATCAATATTAAACTCACCGAAAACTTCTGAGTCCATTGCTAGATTGTCAGATATTCTGGATTATATGTTGTACAGGTGCAATTTAGTGGAAGTACTTCTAAAAAACGAAATCAAGCTTATTCAAAACTATATAGAATTAGAGAAAATTCGGTATGACGACAGACTAAAAATTACATTCATTGAGCATATTCAGTATGATGTTCAGATTGCCCCTTTGATATTATTGACATTGGTAGAAAACGCATTTAAGCATGGAGCTAGCGAAGATGCTGGTAGTCCTCAGATTAATATCGATCTGAAAGCCACAGAGAAAGTCATTGAATTTAAAATCCAAAATTCAATAACGCCACCTACACCTGATGAAAAAGTATCCTTAGGGATTGGCCTGTATAATCTGCAAAAGCAATTGGAGTTGATTTATAGCAACGGGTACAAATTAGAAGTTTCTAATGATAAAAAACATTTTAGTGTGTTATTAATAATAAATATCAATTCTAAATAA
- a CDS encoding response regulator transcription factor translates to MKIHCMIIDDEPLAVQLLENHLAHLENFEVVATANNAIKAIEILRSKQIDLLFCDIKMPKLSGIDLLKTLKNPPKTIITTAHREFALEGFELEVLDYILKPITLERFLKSIEKFLRSKEHLPMQHIDKKDDKVIIVKSNNVFYKININSIFYIESQKDYCKLFLEEKEIICRYKISEFEKELAEYGFLQIHRSFLINTKHLHSYTVSNVTVGTHTVPIGQNFKELSLRYFDSKNN, encoded by the coding sequence ATGAAGATTCATTGCATGATCATTGATGACGAACCACTTGCTGTTCAATTATTAGAAAATCACCTTGCCCATTTAGAAAATTTCGAAGTTGTTGCTACAGCTAATAATGCCATCAAAGCAATTGAAATATTGAGATCAAAGCAGATTGATTTGCTTTTTTGTGATATAAAAATGCCCAAACTATCTGGTATTGACTTACTAAAGACACTCAAGAATCCTCCTAAAACCATCATTACTACTGCACATAGGGAATTTGCTTTGGAAGGATTTGAATTGGAAGTTTTAGATTATATACTCAAACCTATCACTCTTGAAAGGTTTTTGAAATCTATCGAAAAGTTTTTAAGAAGTAAAGAACATTTACCTATGCAGCACATTGATAAGAAAGATGACAAGGTTATAATAGTAAAATCCAATAATGTATTTTATAAAATCAACATAAATTCTATCTTTTATATTGAGAGCCAAAAAGACTACTGTAAATTGTTTCTCGAAGAAAAAGAAATTATTTGTAGGTATAAAATAAGCGAATTTGAAAAAGAATTGGCTGAATATGGATTTTTGCAGATCCACCGCTCATTTTTAATCAATACAAAACACCTTCATTCTTATACTGTTTCTAATGTTACTGTTGGAACGCATACTGTTCCAATTGGCCAAAATTTTAAGGAGTTAAGTTTGAGATATTTTGATAGTAAAAATAACTAA
- a CDS encoding BlaI/MecI/CopY family transcriptional regulator, which yields MIKLAKREEQIMQVFWDLNKAFIRDVIPLLPDPKPHYNSVATIVKILEDKGFIDHETVANMHCYFPVISREAYQQFAMKDIVSQYFDNSYPRMLAFFAKEQNLSDTELDEIVKLIKKENQ from the coding sequence ATGATAAAATTAGCCAAAAGAGAAGAGCAGATCATGCAGGTGTTTTGGGATCTTAACAAAGCCTTTATCCGAGATGTCATTCCACTCTTACCCGATCCTAAGCCACATTACAATAGTGTAGCAACCATCGTCAAAATTCTGGAAGATAAAGGATTTATTGACCATGAAACCGTTGCAAATATGCATTGCTACTTTCCCGTGATAAGCAGAGAAGCTTATCAGCAGTTTGCTATGAAAGACATTGTAAGCCAGTATTTTGATAATTCATATCCCAGAATGCTGGCCTTTTTTGCCAAAGAACAAAACTTGTCAGATACTGAGTTGGATGAAATTGTTAAACTCATTAAAAAAGAAAACCAATGA
- a CDS encoding peptidase M56, BlaR1: protein MIPYIVYTAIIIAAFLIFYKALLQKETFFRLNRYVLLTCMTLAFVMPIVPVPQQFSFRQAPENLTIPNINSVTPKEDISITQTEITPPPVETDLRQTFNTDSVVQWLIYLYWFGVIIFGLNFLLQIVILLFKAFSKPAILDGKFRIVEVPEDKAPCSFANIIFINPEKYDWETYHQVLLHEKIHIEEKHTFDLLLTELMLIFQWFNPFAWQWRKELESNLEYFTDALMLQNDEVSKEHYQMSLLRVAAPNIPLSITTNYNQSLLKKRLIMMNSKKSNFHTIWKYFFLLPIIAIFICSFNEPFSQSQSKLSITNVDTKNENDNGMKNTGYWFATIKNDQVNIQFKNDDDEDNNNSSGTTFLVSELGTLPMDKQGTFSVKREAGTMEFTGKFEGNKGMGNYKFVPNKGFVGDMQKEGIDLKEDTDLLVFFMINIKESYVQMLKKTGFKKLDKDDLIPLAALKVDEAYINSLKMAGLSDLKPGDLIPLKSLNIDKKYIEEIRSSGYKDVTADKLISLKSMDIDGKYIADYKSSNKHRTDEITSNNISNRTNDGGNEDDDIIAFKSMDIDKSYINSIKENGYDNIANSDLIAIKSMGVTPEYIKTIKNSGYPNIEISDLIAVKSMSITPEYIKSVKNAGFPNIEISDLIAVKSLNITPEYIKSIKSAGYPNIEMSDLIAMSSLKIDEDYIKNYQNVGYGNIEVSDMIALKSLNITTALFKEYEDLGFKDLDIQEVISAKSTRTTPAFIKSMREKGHNLKSLEKYVTLRSVLEN from the coding sequence ATGATACCTTATATCGTATATACTGCAATCATTATTGCTGCATTTCTTATTTTTTACAAAGCACTGTTACAAAAGGAAACCTTCTTTAGACTCAACAGATATGTGCTTCTTACCTGTATGACGCTGGCCTTTGTCATGCCAATAGTCCCTGTACCACAGCAATTCTCATTCAGGCAAGCACCCGAAAATCTTACTATACCAAATATAAATTCAGTAACTCCCAAAGAGGACATAAGCATTACCCAAACTGAGATTACACCTCCACCCGTTGAAACCGATTTACGTCAAACTTTCAATACAGATTCTGTTGTACAATGGCTGATTTATCTCTATTGGTTTGGAGTGATCATTTTTGGTCTCAATTTTTTGCTCCAAATAGTCATATTACTTTTCAAAGCATTTTCAAAGCCTGCCATCCTTGACGGCAAATTCAGAATTGTAGAGGTACCAGAAGATAAAGCTCCATGTTCTTTTGCCAATATCATTTTTATCAATCCTGAAAAATATGACTGGGAGACATACCATCAAGTCTTGTTGCATGAAAAAATTCATATTGAAGAAAAACACACGTTTGATCTCTTATTGACTGAATTGATGCTCATTTTTCAATGGTTCAATCCTTTCGCGTGGCAATGGCGCAAAGAGCTCGAAAGCAACCTTGAGTATTTTACGGATGCCCTTATGCTGCAAAATGATGAAGTCAGCAAAGAGCATTATCAGATGAGTCTCCTACGAGTAGCGGCTCCAAATATTCCCTTAAGTATTACCACCAATTATAATCAATCACTTCTTAAAAAAAGACTAATCATGATGAATTCAAAAAAATCAAATTTTCACACAATCTGGAAATATTTTTTTCTTCTGCCCATTATTGCAATTTTCATTTGCTCATTCAACGAGCCATTTTCACAAAGCCAAAGTAAATTATCAATCACCAATGTTGATACTAAAAATGAGAATGACAATGGAATGAAAAACACAGGATACTGGTTTGCTACCATCAAAAATGATCAGGTAAATATTCAGTTTAAAAATGACGATGATGAAGATAATAATAATTCAAGCGGTACCACCTTTCTAGTCAGCGAATTGGGCACTCTACCTATGGACAAACAAGGTACATTTTCTGTAAAAAGAGAAGCAGGTACCATGGAATTTACAGGCAAATTTGAGGGTAATAAAGGTATGGGCAATTATAAGTTTGTACCCAATAAGGGCTTTGTAGGAGATATGCAAAAAGAAGGAATAGATCTGAAAGAAGATACGGATTTGTTGGTCTTCTTTATGATCAATATCAAGGAATCTTATGTCCAAATGCTCAAAAAGACTGGATTCAAAAAGTTGGACAAGGACGACTTGATACCTTTGGCTGCATTAAAAGTTGATGAAGCCTATATTAACTCCCTCAAAATGGCAGGATTGAGTGATCTTAAACCAGGTGATTTAATTCCATTGAAATCGCTGAACATTGATAAAAAATACATTGAAGAAATTCGTAGTTCTGGATATAAAGATGTGACAGCTGACAAATTGATATCACTAAAATCTATGGACATTGATGGTAAATATATAGCTGATTATAAGTCAAGCAATAAGCACAGAACTGATGAGATTACAAGTAACAATATAAGTAATCGGACCAACGATGGCGGAAATGAAGACGATGATATCATTGCTTTCAAATCAATGGACATAGATAAATCATACATCAATTCGATCAAAGAAAATGGTTATGATAATATCGCCAATAGTGACCTGATAGCCATAAAATCTATGGGTGTAACTCCAGAGTATATTAAAACTATAAAAAATTCAGGATATCCTAACATTGAAATAAGCGACTTGATTGCAGTAAAATCTATGAGTATAACTCCGGAATATATTAAGAGTGTTAAAAATGCAGGATTTCCAAATATAGAAATCAGTGACCTTATCGCAGTAAAATCACTCAACATAACACCCGAGTATATCAAAAGCATCAAAAGTGCAGGTTATCCAAATATTGAAATGAGTGATTTAATAGCAATGAGTTCGCTTAAAATAGATGAGGATTATATCAAAAACTATCAAAATGTGGGTTATGGTAATATAGAGGTCAGTGATATGATTGCATTAAAATCATTAAACATAACAACTGCTCTCTTTAAGGAATACGAAGATCTTGGGTTTAAAGATCTCGATATTCAAGAAGTAATATCCGCTAAATCCACGCGTACGACTCCGGCATTCATAAAATCTATGCGCGAAAAAGGGCATAATCTCAAAAGTCTTGAAAAGTATGTGACTTTAAGGTCGGTCTTAGAAAACTAA
- a CDS encoding serine hydrolase, whose translation MQKFIAKTLFCLVIIQTQAQTNKLSNNDIVKDKIVYLLNQGDYRGVYNLAASNFKKNISEDQIINLLQGTADFGDILKTEILSTNKGGVSKYRLVYEKKSLHLEMKATKKLTFEVFGLSFYTLPIVPTRKVFLNDNMMKTKLDSSVQRAITAYMSNENVSGLSVGIIQNGNMFTYNFGETKKGSKQLPTCETIYEIGSITKTFTGIILANNVLEGRLNLSDDIRMYLDGDFPNLEYNGKPIQLVHLSNHTSRLLSQPKIVGTRKDPFDPSQLFSEKILSDILHNIKIDTIPGHKIEYSNFAVSLLGCV comes from the coding sequence ATGCAAAAATTTATTGCTAAAACATTATTTTGCTTAGTTATTATACAAACACAAGCACAAACCAATAAATTATCTAACAATGATATTGTAAAAGATAAAATTGTATACTTGCTCAATCAAGGCGATTATAGAGGTGTTTATAATTTAGCCGCATCAAACTTCAAGAAAAATATTTCAGAAGATCAAATCATCAATCTACTTCAGGGAACAGCAGATTTTGGAGACATTTTAAAAACAGAAATACTCAGTACGAATAAGGGTGGTGTATCAAAATACAGACTTGTTTATGAGAAAAAATCTTTGCATCTAGAAATGAAAGCGACAAAAAAATTGACATTTGAAGTTTTCGGTTTAAGCTTTTATACTCTACCGATCGTCCCTACACGGAAAGTATTTCTAAATGACAACATGATGAAAACTAAGTTGGACAGCTCTGTTCAAAGAGCAATTACGGCTTATATGAGCAATGAAAATGTCTCAGGTCTTTCAGTTGGCATAATTCAAAATGGTAATATGTTTACATATAATTTCGGAGAAACAAAAAAGGGGAGCAAGCAATTACCAACATGTGAAACAATTTATGAAATTGGATCAATTACAAAAACTTTCACAGGAATCATTTTAGCAAACAATGTACTAGAAGGTAGATTAAATTTGAGTGACGATATCCGAATGTATCTGGATGGAGATTTTCCTAATCTTGAATATAACGGGAAGCCTATCCAACTCGTACATCTGAGCAACCATACTTCAAGATTGTTATCACAACCTAAGATAGTTGGTACAAGGAAGGATCCGTTTGACCCATCACAGTTATTTTCTGAAAAAATACTATCCGATATTTTACATAATATAAAAATCGATACAATACCTGGTCATAAAATTGAATATTCTAACTTTGCAGTTTCTTTATTGGGGTGTGTATAA
- a CDS encoding beta-lactamase family protein codes for MEKVNNLTYEELLNKYIFVPTKMTHSKISFSTNDFLKYAQGYTLGGDTTGYWRNKLAEPAGGIRATSKDMLLYISAQLEAKKGSPYWLSHQLTAGTNLRGKGLNWGISTTKKGYLLLSHDGGTSGFSSLCLIYPELKSGIILLTNNGNHNDESFYDIGKLIYSDWVK; via the coding sequence TTGGAAAAAGTAAATAACTTGACCTATGAAGAATTACTCAATAAATATATTTTCGTACCAACAAAAATGACACATTCAAAAATATCATTTAGCACCAATGACTTCCTAAAATATGCTCAAGGCTATACTCTGGGAGGTGATACAACCGGATATTGGCGAAATAAATTAGCTGAACCGGCAGGTGGCATTCGGGCTACTTCGAAGGATATGCTTTTATATATCAGCGCACAATTGGAAGCAAAAAAGGGATCTCCTTATTGGTTGTCACATCAACTTACAGCTGGCACCAATCTACGCGGGAAAGGATTAAATTGGGGAATTTCAACTACTAAAAAGGGATATTTACTACTATCGCATGATGGGGGAACAAGTGGTTTTTCATCTTTATGCTTAATCTATCCGGAGTTAAAATCTGGCATTATTTTACTGACGAATAACGGCAATCATAATGACGAGTCTTTCTATGACATTGGAAAATTAATTTATTCGGATTGGGTAAAGTGA
- a CDS encoding CocE/NonD family hydrolase yields the protein MVKFIQLLTLALISSNIFCQQTLGSEKESKYTEYLIQDSVMIKTRDGATISAIVVRKKGDQNPKPVILQYTIYVRDKGRDIRTTKESVDNGYVGVIAYTRGKRFSPDEIFPYENDGNDAYDVIEWISKQKWCNGSVGMFGGSYNGFTQWAACKTLHPALKTIVPYVAARPGQGLPVENNIFVNPNYEWAFFVGNNKYLDTLAGNDRQRFRNMQNKWWETGVAYNKLDSIDGTPNKWFQRWISHPSFDNYWQNMTPYKKDFAQIKIPVLAFDGYYNDGQSSGLYYLRELQKYSPETPAYLIIGPYGHFGTQKGGEAVLYDYKVDSVALFDITKVTYQWFDYILKNGSKPAMLKDKINYEVMGANEWRSASSLDKMSNSFLTLYLTNNKSGNFYSASSKKPSKKNYLSQEIDFADRENSNNDYYPEPIIRKEVDTSNGFLFISDPIKEPTIINGAFLGQIKASINKKDMDFGVTLYEVMPNGEYFHLSYFIGRASYAHDITKRKLLKPNTIETIPFSNTHMISKKVSNGSRLLVAINVNKNPFSQLNYGTGKEVSTESINDAKEPLIVKWFNDSFVKIPVWR from the coding sequence ATGGTAAAATTCATTCAATTATTGACATTGGCGCTGATCAGCAGCAATATTTTTTGTCAACAAACTTTAGGCTCTGAAAAGGAAAGTAAATATACCGAATATCTAATTCAAGACAGTGTTATGATTAAAACACGAGATGGTGCAACTATTTCGGCAATAGTAGTTCGTAAAAAAGGAGACCAAAACCCAAAACCAGTCATACTTCAATATACAATTTACGTTAGGGATAAAGGTAGAGACATTAGAACAACAAAAGAATCCGTTGACAACGGCTATGTAGGTGTAATTGCATACACAAGAGGTAAACGTTTTAGTCCTGACGAAATATTTCCTTATGAGAATGACGGTAATGATGCGTATGACGTTATAGAATGGATTAGCAAACAAAAATGGTGTAACGGAAGTGTAGGTATGTTTGGCGGTAGTTACAATGGCTTTACACAATGGGCAGCTTGCAAAACGTTGCACCCAGCACTTAAAACAATTGTACCTTATGTGGCGGCAAGACCAGGACAGGGCTTACCTGTGGAAAATAATATTTTTGTAAACCCAAACTACGAATGGGCATTTTTCGTTGGCAACAATAAATATTTAGACACATTAGCAGGAAACGACAGACAGCGTTTTAGAAATATGCAGAACAAATGGTGGGAAACAGGAGTTGCTTACAATAAGTTAGACAGCATTGATGGCACACCTAACAAGTGGTTTCAACGATGGATAAGCCATCCTTCTTTTGACAATTATTGGCAAAATATGACACCATATAAAAAGGATTTTGCTCAAATAAAAATACCTGTGTTGGCATTTGACGGTTACTACAACGACGGACAAAGTTCAGGCTTGTATTATTTGAGAGAACTGCAAAAATATAGCCCAGAAACACCTGCATATCTTATTATTGGACCGTATGGACACTTTGGCACTCAAAAAGGTGGAGAAGCTGTTTTGTATGATTATAAAGTTGACTCTGTTGCATTATTTGATATTACCAAAGTTACTTACCAATGGTTTGACTATATTTTAAAAAATGGAAGTAAACCAGCAATGCTGAAAGACAAAATCAATTATGAAGTTATGGGTGCAAATGAGTGGAGAAGTGCATCCTCACTTGACAAAATGAGTAATAGCTTTCTAACTTTGTATTTGACAAATAACAAATCGGGGAATTTTTATTCTGCAAGTTCTAAAAAGCCAAGTAAGAAAAATTACCTCTCACAAGAAATAGATTTTGCAGACAGAGAAAATAGTAATAACGATTATTATCCAGAACCCATTATACGCAAAGAAGTAGATACAAGCAATGGCTTCTTATTTATTAGCGACCCAATTAAAGAACCTACTATAATCAATGGTGCATTTTTAGGACAAATTAAAGCAAGTATCAATAAAAAAGATATGGACTTCGGTGTTACCTTATACGAAGTAATGCCGAATGGTGAATATTTTCATTTATCCTATTTTATTGGTCGTGCCAGTTATGCACATGACATTACAAAAAGAAAATTGCTAAAACCAAATACTATAGAAACAATACCATTTTCAAATACACATATGATAAGCAAAAAAGTAAGCAATGGAAGTAGATTATTAGTAGCAATAAACGTCAATAAAAATCCTTTTTCACAACTGAACTATGGAACCGGTAAAGAAGTAAGTACAGAATCAATAAACGACGCCAAAGAACCACTAATAGTTAAATGGTTTAATGACAGCTTTGTGAAAATTCCAGTATGGAGATAG
- a CDS encoding DUF2141 domain-containing protein, with the protein MKYIFTTIAIFLSIVTYSQTNTLTVTVTNFKNNEGKVMVAIYTGQDNFMKKATFRKSAIIKTNTAKVVFESVPDGDWAISLFHDENDNNKLDKGWFGIPKEGYGCSNDAKGNMGPPKYEDAKFQLTDHKSMTIKINN; encoded by the coding sequence ATGAAATACATTTTTACCACAATTGCAATTTTCCTGAGTATAGTGACTTATTCTCAAACCAATACGCTCACAGTCACTGTAACAAACTTTAAAAACAATGAAGGTAAAGTGATGGTAGCCATTTACACGGGTCAGGATAATTTTATGAAAAAGGCAACTTTTAGAAAATCAGCCATTATCAAAACCAACACAGCTAAAGTCGTATTTGAAAGTGTCCCTGATGGTGATTGGGCGATTTCGCTCTTCCATGACGAAAATGACAACAATAAATTGGACAAAGGTTGGTTTGGTATTCCAAAAGAAGGATATGGATGCTCAAATGATGCCAAAGGAAACATGGGACCACCAAAATACGAAGATGCTAAATTCCAACTGACCGATCATAAAAGCATGACCATTAAAATCAATAATTAA
- a CDS encoding 2TM domain-containing protein, producing MTLEALFGRTFHWDQEMLQAFIYDVYFGLVLTIINAGFFDYLNYKVSWPSGKDYYRIIAGFVGSIPLTLFGAWLVRLTIAVGIENQSFDTFLKEQSFQSYLGTLIITFVVSLVFHAIFLYRKLQETKVKEQKIIAGNASAQFETLKNQIDPHFLFNSLNVLSSLIEENPENAQKFTTSLSKIYRYVLDQKDKELVPLQEELNFAKTYMKLLTMRFENCLTYRLPDTPIDEDAKVVPLSLQLLLENTIKHNIVSDMQPLHISIFVEGENLVISNNLQKKEVLQSGSGVGLKNIVNRYAILTKKPVLVESDDANFVVKIPILTKEINLIKNKSYNEMDAYLKAKKQVKEIKEFYSSLISYCIIIPLLAFINYKTHWDFKWFLFPMIGWGIGLCFHAFSVFGYGKTWEERKIEELMAKQNNTNQRKWE from the coding sequence ATGACTCTGGAAGCATTATTTGGCAGGACTTTCCATTGGGACCAGGAGATGTTGCAAGCGTTTATTTATGATGTATATTTTGGATTAGTCTTGACTATCATTAATGCCGGTTTTTTTGATTATTTAAATTACAAAGTCAGTTGGCCATCTGGCAAGGATTATTACAGGATAATTGCTGGCTTTGTAGGGAGTATTCCTTTGACTCTTTTTGGTGCATGGCTGGTACGGCTGACCATTGCTGTTGGTATTGAAAATCAATCTTTTGACACATTTCTAAAGGAACAATCATTTCAAAGTTATTTAGGAACGCTTATCATTACTTTTGTTGTTTCACTTGTCTTTCATGCTATCTTTCTTTACCGAAAATTGCAGGAAACCAAGGTCAAAGAACAGAAAATCATAGCCGGTAATGCATCTGCACAGTTTGAAACGCTCAAAAATCAAATCGACCCACATTTTCTCTTTAATAGTCTTAATGTATTGAGTTCCCTGATAGAAGAGAATCCGGAAAATGCCCAAAAATTTACCACTTCGCTTTCCAAAATATACAGGTATGTGCTGGATCAAAAGGATAAAGAGCTAGTGCCTTTACAGGAAGAATTGAATTTTGCAAAGACCTATATGAAATTGCTGACTATGCGGTTTGAAAATTGTTTGACCTATCGTCTACCGGATACACCGATTGACGAAGATGCCAAAGTAGTACCATTATCATTGCAGCTGCTGTTAGAAAACACCATCAAGCACAACATCGTGAGTGATATGCAACCTTTACATATTTCAATATTTGTAGAAGGCGAAAATCTTGTAATATCAAACAATCTTCAGAAAAAAGAAGTCTTACAAAGTGGGTCAGGTGTAGGCTTAAAAAACATTGTAAATAGGTATGCCATCTTGACTAAAAAGCCTGTCTTGGTCGAGTCAGATGACGCTAATTTTGTAGTAAAAATACCTATACTGACCAAAGAAATAAATTTAATCAAAAATAAATCGTACAACGAAATGGATGCTTATCTAAAAGCTAAAAAGCAAGTCAAAGAAATCAAAGAATTTTATAGCAGTTTAATATCCTATTGTATAATTATACCGCTGCTTGCATTTATTAATTATAAAACACACTGGGATTTTAAGTGGTTTTTGTTTCCTATGATCGGATGGGGAATAGGATTGTGTTTTCATGCATTTTCTGTCTTTGGTTATGGTAAAACCTGGGAAGAAAGAAAAATAGAAGAATTGATGGCAAAACAAAATAACACTAATCAACGTAAATGGGAATAA
- a CDS encoding 2TM domain-containing protein has product MGIIMNNPEQEMAYEAAQKRVKKLKGFYIHLLVYIVINVMIIYANYSYSKTSASLFEFKNFSTAFWWGIGLMAHAFNVFIADLFLGRNWEERKIRELMDREKEKNDFV; this is encoded by the coding sequence ATGGGAATAATCATGAATAATCCTGAACAGGAAATGGCTTACGAAGCCGCACAAAAGAGAGTTAAAAAATTAAAGGGTTTTTATATACACTTATTGGTTTATATTGTGATCAATGTAATGATCATTTATGCTAATTATTCCTATTCAAAAACATCAGCTTCACTTTTTGAATTTAAAAATTTCTCCACAGCTTTTTGGTGGGGAATAGGATTGATGGCTCATGCTTTCAATGTCTTTATAGCAGATCTTTTTCTTGGTAGAAATTGGGAAGAGCGCAAGATCAGAGAACTGATGGATAGAGAAAAAGAGAAAAATGATTTTGTGTAA
- a CDS encoding response regulator transcription factor — translation MTTIIIEDEKPAARMLQRKLEKLNIPVQVMLHSVREAVEWFQQNPHPDLIFLDIQLSDGLSFEIFEKVSIQSPIIFTTAYDEYALRAFKLNSIDYLLKPIDEDDLEVAVEKYRKLISPKPAIDMQMIRQLFTSSKAPEYKKRFSIKVGDHIKVIPIEDVELFYSEFKGTFLFTTEGRNYLLDTTLESLEKELEPSQFFRVSRKFIIANIALKDIVVYSNSRLKLNLKTYNKEEVIVSRERVGDFKEWLG, via the coding sequence ATGACCACCATCATCATAGAAGACGAAAAGCCCGCAGCACGTATGTTGCAACGCAAACTCGAGAAACTCAATATTCCAGTTCAAGTAATGTTACATTCCGTCAGGGAAGCTGTAGAATGGTTTCAGCAAAATCCACATCCTGATTTGATCTTTTTGGATATACAGCTATCCGATGGATTGTCATTTGAAATCTTTGAAAAAGTATCCATCCAAAGTCCGATCATCTTTACAACAGCGTATGATGAGTATGCACTCAGAGCTTTTAAACTCAACAGTATTGACTATCTACTAAAGCCCATAGACGAAGACGATTTGGAAGTTGCCGTCGAAAAATATAGGAAGTTGATCAGCCCGAAGCCTGCCATCGATATGCAGATGATCCGCCAGCTATTTACTTCATCCAAAGCGCCGGAATACAAAAAACGATTCAGCATCAAAGTGGGTGATCACATCAAAGTCATACCCATCGAAGATGTAGAATTGTTTTACAGTGAATTTAAAGGGACTTTTTTGTTCACAACAGAAGGTCGGAACTACCTGTTAGACACAACCCTGGAGTCATTGGAGAAAGAGCTGGAGCCTTCACAGTTTTTCAGAGTGAGCCGCAAGTTTATCATTGCCAATATAGCATTGAAAGATATCGTCGTATATAGCAATTCGCGACTCAAATTGAACCTGAAAACCTACAACAAAGAAGAAGTCATCGTGAGCCGAGAGCGCGTGGGAGATTTTAAGGAGTGGTTGGGGTAG